The region GGCAGGAACAACAACCCTGCCAGGACGATCCGCGTCAGCACCGAGAAATAGCTGTCGACCTGGCCGGCCAGATACTCGCCGATCAGACTAAAGGAAACCGCCCAAAGCAGCGTGACGGCAATCAGGTGGAACATGCGGTTTTACTCCATTGGCACCTCCAGCAGGTGCGGGCCGCATGGTAATCGCTCGCCGCGCCGGCGACAAATGCGGTGGCTCTGTCACGGCCATTTCGGTGCGTTTCGGGTCGATCTGGCCGAACTACCAGCGTCGGGCGTCGTCTCAACTTCAACCACTCTGAAACGGGGACGAATATATGGCGATCTTGAACACCGGCAACATCGGTTGGGGCACTCTGGCCAAGCGCACCCTCAAGGAGTTCGGCGCGGATGATATGTCGTCGTACTCTGCGGCATTGGCATATCAGGCACTGTTTTCGATCTTTCCTTTTATTCTGTTTCTCATGGCAATGCTTGGTTTCCTGCACCTGCCGCAATTTTTTGACTGGTTGCGTACCCAGGCGACAACGGTATTGCCGGAAACGGCAACGGAGCAGATAAACCCGGTGATTGATCAGCTGCAGTCGCAGGACGGCGGGCTGCTCTCGTTCGGTATTCTGATAGCCCTTTGGACGTCATCAGCCGGTATGCGTTCTTTGATGAACGCCATGAACAAGGCCTACGACGTGACCGAGGCGCGTCCCACCTGGAAGGTATTCCTGCTTTCTATTGTCTACACCATCGGCATCGCCATCGTATTACTGGTCGTGGCTGCCTTGATGATCATGGGGCCGCAGGTGATGGAGTGGCTTGCCTCGCAGGTGGGGCTGCAGGATATCGTTGTCACCGTCTGGACCTGGGCGCGTTGGCCCGTCGCAATATTCCTGATGATGCTGGTCGTTGCGCTTCTCTATTACATTGCTCCCAACGTGGAACAGAGTTTCCGGTTTATCACGCCGGGTTCGGTCGTTGCCGTTATCGTGTGGATTGCCGCCTCATTGGCCTTCGGTTATTACGTGCAGAACTTCGGAAACTATGATGCGACCTACGGGAGTATCGGTGCGGTCATCGTATTGATGCTGTTCTTTTATATATCCGCTGCGGTGCTGCTGCTTGGCGCGGAAATCAATGCGGTAATCGAGCATTCCGCGAATGAAGGCAAAAACAAGGGGGACAAGAAATTGGATTCCAGTGACCAGGCGTCCGGTTCTAGCGGCCGGGCATCCGATTCCGGTGCGAGGCTATAACGGGTCGTTACCGGTTGATAGAGTGATCAAATCTTTCTTGAAATAAAAAAACCGTCCACCTCCTGATCGGGGTGGACGGTTTTTTATCGGCAAGACCAGGCTAGCGTGACGGCACCTCTCGTTCGTCGTGGGAAATAGTGACTTCAACCCTGCGGTTCATGGCGCGAGAGGCGGGACTATCGTTGCCGGAGACCGGATGCGCTTTGCCCAGGCCGACCGTGTCGATACGGCTCGGCTCGACGCCTTCACGCACCAGGGCATGGCGCACCGAGTCGGCGCGCGCCTGCGACAGTTCAAGATTGTACGCGTCCGAACCGGTGTTATCGGTAAAACCTTCTACCAGGATCTTGCGCTGCGGATTGTCTTTCAGGAAGTCTGCCAACGTGCGGATGGTTGTATTGGCAGCGGGTTTCAGGTCTGCCTTGTTCACATCAAACAATACGCTCTCAAAGGTCACTACTGAGCCACGCTCGGTATCCTTGGCATTGAGTTGTTCACGCAGCTGCTCGATTTCCTGGTCGCGGGCCTGGAGCCGCGTTCGTGCGCGTTCTTCCGGCAGGCGTTCAAAGGCTTCCTCGGCCGTACGCAGCACGATGGTCTGACGCGCCAGCTCGGCTTGGCGGTCGGCCAGATAGGACAGATGGTCTACCTTGCTTTGATCTGCACCTTTATTGAGCGCCTTTTCAGCTTCTTCCAGTTTTGTCACCGCATCCTGAGTTTCGATTGCGGCGTACTGCCGGGCATCCGGATGATTCTGCAGATCCGATACATTCTGCTGGGCTTGTTCGAAGTTGGGGTTAGTCTGGGTCGCACACGCCGTCACCAGCAGACTTACGGCGAAGCAGGCGGGTAGAGCGAGGTAGTTACGCATAAAGCTACTCCTTGCAAAGCAAACAAATGGGCCGGGGTTCAGTTGTTGCTGCGCAGGCTTTCTTCGCGCAACTCATTGGTGCCTTCCTCTGCCTGACGCAGGGTATAACGCGCTTTTTCCGCCCGCGCTTTGCGCTCGGCTACCCGCGCATCCCATTCGGCCTGTTCAGCCAGGCGTCTGGCCTTGTCGTATTGCTCGTCAAGGTTGGCCTGCTCGGCCTCGGAAAGTTTTTCCCTTGCCTTGCGCAGCTCTACCGGCGCGTATTCAGCACCCTCGGCAGTATCCGCGTCGGTGACTGCCTGCTTGGCGACGGCGAGTTGCGTAGTGGGTGGTGGGGTGCCAGCACACCCTGCTAGGGTTACCGCGGCACCAAGCGTTATCGCAGCGAGCAGCCGTTTGGGGGCATGCGAAAAGAAATGATCAGACATAGTCCCAACTCCAGAATTCAAGGTCTGCTGACCTTGCGGTTACGGATATACGAACTACGTCTCCGTTACTGGCTGCACCTGATGCAGAGCCTGAAGAAGTGCGGGCTTGTGCGCTGTGGTTGACCAGAATGGAGATTTCGCAGTTCCGGTACATACGCATCTTCGACAACGCATAGTCGGCTACTGTTCAGTTCATGCGTTCCGTTAAGCGTCGGCACAAGGGCTCTACACAGCGCAAAGGGTGTCTCGTCCCACCAATTGATCAGGTATGCTGACGCTTTTGCACAGCGGGAACAGAGCATGACGCAATACGATTTTGACCTTTTTGTTATCGGTGCGGGTTCCGGCGGGGTTAGGGCTAGCCGCATGGCGGCAGCGCTGGGCGCGCGGGTTGGCGTAGCGGAGGACCTCTATCTGGGCGGCACCTGCGTAAACGTCGGCTGCGTGCCCAAAAAGCTGTTTGCCTACGCCGCACATTTCGCCGAGGACTTCGAAGACGCAGCCGGTTATGGCTGGGATCTGCAGAAGGCCGGGTTTACCTGGAGCCGTCTGCTGGAGAACAAGAACGCTGAGATCACCCGTCTCAACGGTATCTACCGTAACCTGCTGATCTCCGCAGGCGTGACCCTGGTCGACGGGCGAGCACGTTTCGTCGACTCGCATACGGTGATCGTTGGCGACACCACTTATAGCGCTGAACGCATTCTGATCGCCACGGGTGGCTGGCCGCATATTCCTGAATTCCCCGGTAACGAGCATGTCATCAGTTCCAATGATGTGTTCTTCCTCAAGGAGCTGCCGCGGCGGACCCTTGTGGTTGGCGGGGGCTACATCGCCGTAGAGTTCGCCAGCATCTTCCACGGCCTCGGCTGCGAAACCAGCTTGCTGTACCGTGGCGATCTGTTCCTGCGGGGCTTCGATAAGGACGTGCGCGAGCATATGGCTCACACGTTCGAAGCCAAGGAGCTGGATGTGCGGTTCAATGCCGATGTGGCGCGAATCGACCGCCAGGAGGACGGCACTCTGAATGTCGTGCTCAAGAATGGTGAGACGCTGGAGACCGATCTGGTGCTCTATGCAACCGGGCGACGTCCGAATCTGGCTGGGCTGGGCTTGGAAAACACCCAGGTAACCCTCGATGACAAAGGGTTTGTAGCGGTCGATGAGCTCTATCAGACACATGATCCAGCCGTATTCGCCATCGGCGACGTCACCGATACCATACAGCTGACACCGGTGGCCCTGGCTGAAGGCATGGCGCTCGCCAGGCGTCTCTACAAACCGGATGAATACGTCCCGGTCGATTACGAGAATATCGCCACAGCAGTGTTCTGCATCCCTAACATCGCCACGCTCGGCATGACCGAAGAGCAGGCCAGGGCAGGGGGGCATCGTCTCAAAGTGTACGAAAGCCGCTTCCGCGCCATGCGCAACACCCTTGCCGGGCGCGGCGAGCAAAGCTTCATGAAGCTCATCGTCGACAAGGATAGCGACCGCATACTGGGTATTCATATGGTCGGCCCGGATGCGGGCGAGATCGTCCAGGGTCTCGCGGTCGCGGTGAAGGCGGGCGCGACCAAGGCGGTATTCGATGCAACGCTCGGGATTCATCCGACGGCTGCAGAAGAGTTCGTCACCATGCGTACCCCGAGCCGGGAAGACTAGACTGAGTCAAAGTGCGTCGACAGTTTGTTCGCGGCAGGTCTTGACTGCCGCCTGGAGCTAGGCGCTTTTGGCGGCTTAACTGACCCGTGGAGCCAGACTGATGACGTGGTTCTATGCATTTGATCTGTTTGGGGTCGCGGTTTTCGCTATCACCGGCGCGCTCATGGCCGGTAGAAAGTCGATGGATTTGCTGGGCGTGCTGGTCATTGCGATCATTACGGCGCTGGGCGGCGGCACCCTGCGTGATGTCATTCTCGATCGCCATCCGGTGGTCTGGATCCGTGATGATGTTTACATTCTCGTGGCAATCGTAGCGGCGCTCGGCACGGTAGCGTGGGTGCGCCTGACTCGACCCATCCACGAAACGGGTCTGTTGGTCGCCGACGCCTTTGGTCTCGCCGTGTTCACGGTAATCGGTACGCAGATCGCAATGGCAACGAACGCCCCCTTGAGCGCCGCGGTGATCATGGGGGTCATGACCGGCGTAGCGGGCGGCGTGATGCGCGATATCATCTGCAACGAAATCCCGTTGATTTTCCATAAGGAAATCTATGCCACCGCAAGCCTCATAGGTTCCCTGCTCTACATCATGCTTGTGCCTATGGACTTGCCGCCCGGGCTCGAAGTCGCACTGGCGATGCTTGCTGTCCTGCTGATCAGGCTGGCCGCCATCCGCTGGCAGCTGCAATTACCGCAATTTCATCTGCTCGATCGTGACTGATTGGGCAACCAGCCAGATCGCTGCTCAGCGAGCATGGTCGTGTACGGGTTCGGTGGGCTTGTCCTTCTTGACCGGCGCCTCTTTATGTACCGCCACTTCAACTTCCACGGTTCCAGCCTGCTCAAAACGCAACGTCATGGGAAACTTCTCACCGTCAACCAGCGGCTGTTGAAGGTTGATCAACATGATGTGATAACCGCCTGGCTCCAGCGCAAGGCTTTCACCTGCATCGATGGTCAAGTCAGCGGCTTTCTGCATCTTCATCAGGCCTTCGGCATCGACGTGTTCATGCATCTCTGCAGACTCAGCCGCAGGTGTCTCGATACCGAGCAGACGGTCCCCCGTCTCGCCGTTGTTATCGATCCGGAAATACGCCGCACCCGTGGTAGCGGTAGGCGGCATGGCGCGGGCCCAGGGATGATCGATAAACAGGCTTTCAGCTTGATAATCGTGGGCTACGGCGGTTCCGGCTACACACGCGGCAGCAACAAGGGGCAGGATGTATTTATTCAGATTCACGGGTGACTCCGGCAGCATGGGTGATTATTTCAGAGTAGCGGGCCCGACGGCTGCTGCCCAGTAGGTGCGACCTAATGAAGCTGCTCAGAACTATTCACGTCGACAAATGGGCGAGGGCTGCAATTGATTTAGGATAGTGGCATATTGATATGTGACTCAGGTTCCAGCCCTGTGCACCCGATCAGTGAATTGTGATTGAGTTGACCTAAAAGCACAATCGGGCGACTTCTAGCCCGCCAGCAAATACCGCAAACTCCTTAGCAAGTGCCCGCCAGGAGTCTGTGATGCAACACAGTGGATGAGCAATTGATGAACGAAAGACGAAAACTGGAGCGTCACAGAGTGAGCAGCAGCCTTGAGGTCTATGATCTGAATACCGGTGATCTGTTGGGTCGAGTTGTCGATCTGCACATCGAAGGTCTTATGTTGTTAAGCGAAAAACCGATTGAGATGTTCAAGTCTTACGCGCTGCAGGTGAACCTGCCAATGACGCTCAATGGCATTACTGAATTCATGCTGGACGCAGAGAGTAAATGGCGTCGCGAGAGCATCGCAGGCGGTCAGTACTGGACTGGCCTGCAGTTCACCCACCTGCCTGAAGACTCCCGCCACTGTATCGAAAAGATGGTCGCCAGCCGTTAACGTCACCCCAACCCTTGCATGTAGACTGTTTCGGTGCTGTCCGCAGCACCGATCCCGTTCCGGTTTATCCGAGCCTTGTTTCATCACCAGAACATGCCATCCCATTCGCACAAAATGATAATCGTTCTCATTGACATAGATGATTGAGCCGCTAGTATCTGTGGACATCCAAACGTTTACGGAGACACTCCATGGCAGCAGCAACACAGATGGCAGGTTCCTGTCGCCTCCTTCGCCAAGCCTGGCGCGCCCTGCAGCAACAAGGCTCGATTCCCACCCATACCGGCGGAGATCATCGTGATGGCTCCAGTCGTGATACGCGCGAGCGCTGAGTCGGCCTTCGCGGTCACGGACAAGCGCAGGGGCGGGCGAGGGCAGCTCCGCAAGCGATTGCCGATAGCACCGTTGCCTTTGAACTAACAATCGCATCCTTTGCCATACAGATACGACAACCTGGAATTGGAGACTTGTATGTCAGATCACGTATACAAAAGAGTGGAAATAGTTGGTTCCTCCACGACGAGCATCGACGACGCCATCCGCACAGCTATCGCTCAGTGCAGCAAGACCGTTCAGAACGTGGAATGGTTTGAGGTCCAGGAGACCCGGGGCCACGTTGAAAATGGCCAGGTGGCGCACTTCCAGGTGGTGCTCAAGGTAGGTTTCCGAATCGACCCCAGCAAGTAATTCCCTCGGCGGATTCAGGCGTCCCGTCGCGGGACGTCTGCACACCACATACCCTCACAGTGCTCGATCCTCCAGGCACTCGCGACAGACCCTCTTCCAGCGAAGCGTGTATCAGTGTGCGCGTGACGAAAGCCTGACGGCGCAGGCACCCGTTGTAGCGCAGCCAGGGAGGCCTTGCCCCGCTGCAACTTTCCAACGGGGCGCGAGTCACCAATAGGACACGGGCTCGACTGATCCCATCGTCTGCAGGAGGACCTCCCATGCAAGTCAGCCAGGTAATGACCTCACGGCCTGAGTTCACCGATGCGAATGTCAGTATCCAGGACGTTGCACAAAGGATGCTCGAGCAAGAGAGCGGCTTTGTGCCCATTGCGGATGATGAAAACTTGGTGGGTGTCATTACCGACCGCGACATGGCGCTGCGCACGCTTGCACAGGGCAAATCCGGAGACGACAAAATCAGCACCATCATGACCCGGGATATCCTGTTCTGCTACGAACAGGACGAGATAACCGAGGTGCTGCGCAAGATGCGTGAAAATCAGGTTCAGCGCCTGATAGTGCTGGATAATCCCAACGATAAGGACTTCATCGGCGTGGTATCACTCAGCGATATTGCCGATAAGTGCGACAGTGCCGAAATGGCCAAACGCATAGTGGAATGCTGCAAGCACTACCGCTAGCGTATTGGTCCAGGCCTCAGATATTCAACTAAAAGGATCTTTCATGAACGTAAAGGTGGCGGTCGCTTCAAAGGAAATCCGTGTGCTGCGCAACATACACGGGCGCGAGTTTCTTGAAATCGATCATCCGGCGGTCCAGGCGCGAATATCTCTCGAAGGCGCTCATATCGTTTCCTGTGTTCCTGCCGGCGAAGAGCCGTTACTGTGGATGAGCCCGATCGATCCGGAAGAGCCAGGCAAACCGCTGCGCGGTGGGGTCCCCATATGCTGGCCGTGGTTCGCCGGTGAACGGCCAGGACCAGCGCATGGCATAGCCCGCACCAGTCAATGGGTTCTCACCGACACTTACAGCGCGCCACATCTGTTGCGGCTCTTACTTGAACTCCCTGAAGATACGATCCGCAAACAACTACCCGGGGAAGCATGGCGATTGCAGGCGGAGTTTGAATTAGGACAGAGCCTGTCGATCAACCTGATCACCACCAATCTGAGTGACAAACCACAGGTATTAAGCCAGGCATTGCACAGCTATTTACCTGTACACAGCATTCATTCCACCCAGCTCTGGGGGCTTGAAGGCGCCTCATATGTCGATCAGGTAACAGGCGTGGCATCCAACACCCAGCACGGTGCGGTAACCTTTACAGGCGAGGTGGATCGTATCTATTACGACCATCGGTCACCCATTCAGCTCGAAGGTGCCGAGGATCAGCGAGTCATTGTTGCGCGAGACGGCAGTCAATCGGTGGTGGTCTGGAATCCCTGGATCGATAAAAGTACCCGACTAAGCCAGTTTCCAGATGACGGTTATCTCGGGATGGTCTGCATTGAGGCCGCCAACGCGGGACCGGACGCGCGCATCCTCGAACCAGGCGAAACGCATACCCTGAGCACCGAGATCAAACGCATCTAAGCGGATAGGGCGCAGATTGAGCGGGAGAGGGCGGAGATATGGCTAGCGACCTCACGACAATGCAAGAGCTTCTGGACCGCATAGTCCAGGCCGAGGACAAATCTGAAGGACAGCGAACTTCACTCGGATCAATCCTTGAAACCATCGGTCCCCGCGCTTTCGGCCCCTTATTGCTTTTGGCCGGCCTGATAACACTGGTGCCGGTGATTGGCGGCATTCCTGGCGTACCTACCGTCATGGGGGTCATGGTAGTACTGACCGCAGGTCAGCTATTGTTTGGACGTGAACAGTTCTGGTTGCCCAAGATTCTGCTGAACCGCTCGATCAGTCGGGACAAGCTCGACAAGGCCGTAAAGCGGACCCGGCCCGCTGCACGGTTCGTAGATCGAGTTTTCAAGCCTCGACTGGAGGTCCTGGTCAAAGGGCCCGGGCTGTACATGATCGCGATTGCCTGCGTGCTGATCTCCCTGGCGCTGCCGGCTATGGAGCTGGTACCGTTCAGCGCGCTGAGTGCCGGCGCGGCATTGGCAATATTCGGCATCGCCTTGATAGCCCGGGACGGGCTACTTGCACTGATCGCCATGATTGTCACGCTGGTCACACTTGGATTGGTGACGTCGTACTTTTTCTCTTGAGCGTGGTTTGTGAGCATGGTTTGCGTGCGGGACGTTCACCAAAGACTTAATACGAGCAGGCGTGGGAGGTTTGATTGACCCGTGAATGCTTTGCTTGGCTTTGTTGGAATCCTTGCATTAAACAATCAACAGCAGGGAATAGACGACAGGTACTGTCCCGAGCGTTCTGGAAATATCAAGCGTTGTTCTAATAATCCTACCACGTGATTTAACATAATATAGATTATACGAACCTATCGGTGAGCGATGCGAGTGTTAAGGGGGGGCTTTCAAATCAGTGTGGATCAGAACAGCCTGCCAGCCGATCGCAACCTAAAAGCGCTCAATGGACCTCTTGAACGCTGCATCGCGCTTTACATGCTCCGATGAGCGCCACCGTCAGCAGATTATGCATGCGGTAGCTAGCGAATCCGAATTCAGGCCCTGGCTCGGTGCCTGGTCTCACAGCTTGAACCATGATTCCCTCGAGCATTTGTACTCACACTGTCATCCAGCGGACCTCAACGAGGATTCGAGCAGCTCTCGGTCTTGGCTACAACACAATCCAATTTGCCAATGCCGAACCCGCTTGCCACGCTGGAGCTGAAACTAATGGCGTTCCTGCTTCAGGACGATCTTAAAGCTGCCGCACAGCGCGCGCTTCCAAAGTCTGCGGTACTTATCCCGCCGTTTAGCCCAGGGCTGACCCCAGGACCTCCCTTAATTTTTATACTCTTCACTTACTAACCCAGTATTCATGGCCTGTATCCAACCAGAAACAAGCATCCTGGTTTAAACCCTCCGGCAAACCGAATCCCGTTCAAGCGCGCTGGTTGGCCGTATGGAGCAAGTGTTGAAAACAGGGATGTTTTCGCCAAGCCCCCAGGGATGGGTTCACAGCGTCTTGGGCCATACGGCCAACCGGTGGGCGACCAGCGCCAAACTTTCAGCAACAACGAGCCCATATCAGCCAACAAACCCATGACAGCTTCAATAGAGCCATCGAGTGCTATCTCAATCCATATGCAATATCCGATAACAGCTAGACCCGGATATTGCATATGCGTCTGCTAAGGCCCAGACTAGAGCCTTTTTTAGTCATCACACAAGCCAAACTCTCGCTAATGCCAAACTCTCCATCGCCAGTATTCGAAACCTACGACCGGTTTCTTGAACTGAACTTCAGCCAGGTCAGCGAAGAACTGCCTGCCGTACAGGCCTATCTGGCAGGCTTTCCCGATGAAGTCCGCGCTGTCGAGGGTTATTCGGCTGTACGTGGATTTCTGAAATCCTATTCGGGTAACGCCACGACCTATACCTCGTACCGTACCCATGTCGAGCGCTTGCTGCTCTGGACGCTGCTCATCGCGCGTAAGCCGTTATTGGAGCTCCGGCGCAGGGATGCCGAAGCCTTCATGGAATTCTGCCTCAGACCGCCTGCTGATTGGGTTGGCCCCATGGTCAAATCTCGATTTTTACGTATTGGTGGCCGCAGAAAACTCGATTCTGATCGCTATGAGGTCAATCAGGCCTGGCGCCCCTTCAGTGTTACCGTGCCAAAGCGCAACCGCCTGATGACAGACGCAAACAGTCAGGAGCTGGCCAGTCGGCCCTACAAAATGTCCCAGGGCTCGGTCGCTCAGGTATTTGCCGTGTGTGGCAGCTTTTTCCAACACGCCATCGATGAGGGTCTTACCGAAGTTAACCCTTTCCGGGCCGTTAAACAGAAATCCATCTATAAACAGCGCAATACCCTGGATGTGGCTGGCCGGTCGCTGACGCCGCTGCAATGGAACTACGTTATCGAAGTGGCGGAGCAGATGGCGGATGAGGATGAAACCCACGAGCGAACGCTGTTTATTCTGACCACCCTCTTCTCTATGTATCTGCGCGTGTCCGATCTGGTCGGCCGTGACAACTGGGAGCCAACGATGGGCGATTTCCGGCGGGATACCGCAGGTAACTGGTGGTTCCACGTGGTGGGCAAAGGCAACAAGGCGGCGAAAATCAGCGTGCGTGACGATTTCATCGAGAACTACCTCGCGCGCTATCGCCGACATCTCGGCTTGCCTGCCCTGCCCTCACCACACGAAAACCAACCACTGTTATCAACACTAAAGGGACG is a window of Pseudomonas sp. gcc21 DNA encoding:
- a CDS encoding YihY/virulence factor BrkB family protein → MAILNTGNIGWGTLAKRTLKEFGADDMSSYSAALAYQALFSIFPFILFLMAMLGFLHLPQFFDWLRTQATTVLPETATEQINPVIDQLQSQDGGLLSFGILIALWTSSAGMRSLMNAMNKAYDVTEARPTWKVFLLSIVYTIGIAIVLLVVAALMIMGPQVMEWLASQVGLQDIVVTVWTWARWPVAIFLMMLVVALLYYIAPNVEQSFRFITPGSVVAVIVWIAASLAFGYYVQNFGNYDATYGSIGAVIVLMLFFYISAAVLLLGAEINAVIEHSANEGKNKGDKKLDSSDQASGSSGRASDSGARL
- a CDS encoding OmpA family protein — translated: MRNYLALPACFAVSLLVTACATQTNPNFEQAQQNVSDLQNHPDARQYAAIETQDAVTKLEEAEKALNKGADQSKVDHLSYLADRQAELARQTIVLRTAEEAFERLPEERARTRLQARDQEIEQLREQLNAKDTERGSVVTFESVLFDVNKADLKPAANTTIRTLADFLKDNPQRKILVEGFTDNTGSDAYNLELSQARADSVRHALVREGVEPSRIDTVGLGKAHPVSGNDSPASRAMNRRVEVTISHDEREVPSR
- a CDS encoding DUF4398 domain-containing protein, encoding MSDHFFSHAPKRLLAAITLGAAVTLAGCAGTPPPTTQLAVAKQAVTDADTAEGAEYAPVELRKAREKLSEAEQANLDEQYDKARRLAEQAEWDARVAERKARAEKARYTLRQAEEGTNELREESLRSNN
- the gorA gene encoding glutathione-disulfide reductase; the encoded protein is MTQYDFDLFVIGAGSGGVRASRMAAALGARVGVAEDLYLGGTCVNVGCVPKKLFAYAAHFAEDFEDAAGYGWDLQKAGFTWSRLLENKNAEITRLNGIYRNLLISAGVTLVDGRARFVDSHTVIVGDTTYSAERILIATGGWPHIPEFPGNEHVISSNDVFFLKELPRRTLVVGGGYIAVEFASIFHGLGCETSLLYRGDLFLRGFDKDVREHMAHTFEAKELDVRFNADVARIDRQEDGTLNVVLKNGETLETDLVLYATGRRPNLAGLGLENTQVTLDDKGFVAVDELYQTHDPAVFAIGDVTDTIQLTPVALAEGMALARRLYKPDEYVPVDYENIATAVFCIPNIATLGMTEEQARAGGHRLKVYESRFRAMRNTLAGRGEQSFMKLIVDKDSDRILGIHMVGPDAGEIVQGLAVAVKAGATKAVFDATLGIHPTAAEEFVTMRTPSRED
- a CDS encoding trimeric intracellular cation channel family protein, with amino-acid sequence MTWFYAFDLFGVAVFAITGALMAGRKSMDLLGVLVIAIITALGGGTLRDVILDRHPVVWIRDDVYILVAIVAALGTVAWVRLTRPIHETGLLVADAFGLAVFTVIGTQIAMATNAPLSAAVIMGVMTGVAGGVMRDIICNEIPLIFHKEIYATASLIGSLLYIMLVPMDLPPGLEVALAMLAVLLIRLAAIRWQLQLPQFHLLDRD
- a CDS encoding copper chaperone PCu(A)C — its product is MNLNKYILPLVAAACVAGTAVAHDYQAESLFIDHPWARAMPPTATTGAAYFRIDNNGETGDRLLGIETPAAESAEMHEHVDAEGLMKMQKAADLTIDAGESLALEPGGYHIMLINLQQPLVDGEKFPMTLRFEQAGTVEVEVAVHKEAPVKKDKPTEPVHDHAR
- a CDS encoding PilZ domain-containing protein; translated protein: MNERRKLERHRVSSSLEVYDLNTGDLLGRVVDLHIEGLMLLSEKPIEMFKSYALQVNLPMTLNGITEFMLDAESKWRRESIAGGQYWTGLQFTHLPEDSRHCIEKMVASR
- a CDS encoding dodecin, with translation MSDHVYKRVEIVGSSTTSIDDAIRTAIAQCSKTVQNVEWFEVQETRGHVENGQVAHFQVVLKVGFRIDPSK
- a CDS encoding CBS domain-containing protein, which translates into the protein MQVSQVMTSRPEFTDANVSIQDVAQRMLEQESGFVPIADDENLVGVITDRDMALRTLAQGKSGDDKISTIMTRDILFCYEQDEITEVLRKMRENQVQRLIVLDNPNDKDFIGVVSLSDIADKCDSAEMAKRIVECCKHYR
- a CDS encoding D-hexose-6-phosphate mutarotase; its protein translation is MNVKVAVASKEIRVLRNIHGREFLEIDHPAVQARISLEGAHIVSCVPAGEEPLLWMSPIDPEEPGKPLRGGVPICWPWFAGERPGPAHGIARTSQWVLTDTYSAPHLLRLLLELPEDTIRKQLPGEAWRLQAEFELGQSLSINLITTNLSDKPQVLSQALHSYLPVHSIHSTQLWGLEGASYVDQVTGVASNTQHGAVTFTGEVDRIYYDHRSPIQLEGAEDQRVIVARDGSQSVVVWNPWIDKSTRLSQFPDDGYLGMVCIEAANAGPDARILEPGETHTLSTEIKRI
- a CDS encoding exopolysaccharide biosynthesis protein; the protein is MASDLTTMQELLDRIVQAEDKSEGQRTSLGSILETIGPRAFGPLLLLAGLITLVPVIGGIPGVPTVMGVMVVLTAGQLLFGREQFWLPKILLNRSISRDKLDKAVKRTRPAARFVDRVFKPRLEVLVKGPGLYMIAIACVLISLALPAMELVPFSALSAGAALAIFGIALIARDGLLALIAMIVTLVTLGLVTSYFFS
- a CDS encoding site-specific integrase, translated to MPNSPSPVFETYDRFLELNFSQVSEELPAVQAYLAGFPDEVRAVEGYSAVRGFLKSYSGNATTYTSYRTHVERLLLWTLLIARKPLLELRRRDAEAFMEFCLRPPADWVGPMVKSRFLRIGGRRKLDSDRYEVNQAWRPFSVTVPKRNRLMTDANSQELASRPYKMSQGSVAQVFAVCGSFFQHAIDEGLTEVNPFRAVKQKSIYKQRNTLDVAGRSLTPLQWNYVIEVAEQMADEDETHERTLFILTTLFSMYLRVSDLVGRDNWEPTMGDFRRDTAGNWWFHVVGKGNKAAKISVRDDFIENYLARYRRHLGLPALPSPHENQPLLSTLKGRGGLSDRHLRLLLQQVFDRTLERMIAEGWTDDEVDHLRSASLHWLRHTSATFDAPRRDMKDLQADLRHNSLSTTQNTYYNSLDEQRAHSVKNLRIKD